From a region of the Cololabis saira isolate AMF1-May2022 chromosome 8, fColSai1.1, whole genome shotgun sequence genome:
- the mfap2 gene encoding microfibrillar-associated protein 2, which yields MRVLLLICMPVVLLAQGQYQEQFPFLAEDYGVEYILESENPEPLPETYQQQVQTDPAVLPQRLDSNLETEPTEPGPLDCREEQYPCTRLYSVHKPCKQCLNSLCFYSLRRVYVINKEICMRTVCAHEELLRADMCRDQFSRCGVMALSGQCASVGGSCGKSCGGC from the exons ATGAGAGTCCTCCTCCTAATCTGCATGCCAG TTGTGCTGCTCGCCCAGGGCCAGTACCAGGAACAGTTTCCCTTCCTGG CGGAGGACTACGGGGTGGAGTACATCCTAGAGTCTGAAAATcctgaacctcttcctgaaaCATACCAGCAGCAGGTTCAAACCGATCCCGCCGTGCTTCCACAAAGACTGG ATTCCAATTTGGAGACGGAGCCCACAGAACCAGGCCCACTCG ACTGCAGAGAGGAGCAGTATCCCTGCACCAGACTCTACTCAGTCCACAAGCCATGCAAGCAGTGTCTCAACAGCCTCTGCTTCTACAG TTTGAGACGAGTGTATGTCATCAACAAGGAGATCTGCATGCGCACTGTGTGTGCTCATGAAGAGCTGCTGCGAG cgGACATGTGTCGTGACCAGTTCTCCCGCTGTGGCGTGATGGCGCTGAGCGGCCAGTGTGCATCAGTAGGAGGAAGCTGCGGGAAGAGCTGTGGAGGCTGCTGA